GGATTTCATGTCCTTTATGGAAGAAGCAGGGATATTTGATGTAGGATTTTCAGGAGCTAGCTTCACGTGGTCTAACAATAGAAGAGGGAGAGCTCGGGTTTCAAAGAGGTTGGATAGATTTTTAGTCAATGGGGCTTGTTTGGATTTCTCCGACGTAATTTCTGTGCTTCACCTGGCAAGACATCCCTCGGATCATGCACccttgaaaatttcatttgagAATCGATCAGAAAATAAGCCGCGGCCTTTCAGATTTTTAAATGTCTGGACGACTAGACATGACCTCTTGGAGGTGATTCGCCAGGCTTGGAATCAAGATGTGGGTGGATCTCCGTTGCGTGTTTTGTGTTCTAAATTATTGGCAACGAGGAGGGCTATTCAGACATGGAACAAGCAACACTTTGGGAATATATTTGATGCAGTTCATTCTGCGGAATTGGAGGTCCAACGTGCAGAGGAAGCTATGGATCAATATGTATCGGAGGAATGTCAAATTGAGCTTAGCAAGGCTCAGGCAGAGCTGCGCCATGCATTGtcaattgaagaacaattttgGAGGCAAAAATCCAGGGTAAAATGGCTCAAACAAGGAGATCGTAATTCAAGGTATTTCCATGCGGTAGTCAGGCAAAGACGGGTTCAAGGAATGATACACCGCATCAAAAAGTCAAATGGGGTCTGGGTGGATACAAATGCTGATATAGCAACTGAGGCAATATCATATTTCTCTAACCTCTTCACGGGTTCTTTGCAATCAGCTTCTGATATGCAGCACTTAATTTCGCCCATGATCTCGGAAGAGGATAATGCAAAATTGGAGGAAGTGCCTTCGATTGACGAGGTTTATCGAGTAGTGCGATCAATGGATGGGGATAGTGCTGCTGGCCCAGATGGTTTCACAGGTAAATTTTTTACATTCGCCTGGGAAATTGTCGCCCAAGATGTCTATAATGCGATACTTAGCTTTTTCTGTGGGGCAGAGTTACCTCGTTTCATCACCTCTACCTCCATTGTGTTAATTCCAAAGAAGCCAAATCCTCAGGAGTTTTCTCAATTTAGGCCCATCAGCTTATGTAATTTCTTCAACAAGTTGTTATCCAGGATCTTAGCTGATAGAGTGGCTTATGTTttgccaaaaatcatttcaCCCCAGCAGACAGGCTTTGTGAAGGGCCGTAATATAACAGATAACTTTCTGCTAGCTCAGGAAGTAGTATCGGGTATTGCAAAAAAGAATAGAGGTGGGAATGTTGTACTGAAGCTAGATATGTCTAAGGCATATGATCGGGTAGCATGGCATCATATTATTGGTGTTCTTAGGAGATTTGGCTTCGGGGAAATATTTATTGACCTGGTATGGCGATTGATCTCTAATATCTGATTTTCGGTTATTATAAATGGGGCTTCACATGGTTTCTTTAAGTCAACGAGAGGACTACGTCAGGGTGACCCATTATCGCCTGCATTATTCATTATTGGGGCTGAGGTATTATCTAGAGGTTTATCTAACCTTTCTATGCAATCAGGTTTTGTCAATTTCAAAGTCCCATATGCATGTCCCTCTATAACTCATTTGGCGTTTGCGGATGATATTCTCATTTTTGCAAACGGATCGTCCTACTCTCTGAAAGCTATCATGCATGTGCTTGAGGAGTACCAAAGATGTTCAGGACAGCTGATAAATGTGCTAAAAAGTTGTTACTTGGTTCATCCATCTTTACCACCGACAAGACGAAGGGTGATTGAACGTATCACAAATTTTACCTGGCAATCATTTCCGATTCGGTATTTGGGATTTCCACTTTACTTTGGGAGATGTAAATCGTCATATTTTGGGGAAGTGTGTCAGTCTATTCTAGGGAAAATAATGTCAAGGAAATCAAGGATGCTTTCCTTTGGAGGCAAGATAGTTCTAATCAAACATGTGCTAGCATCGATGCCACTATATCTGTTGTCAGCTGCAGTTATCCCGAATAAGGTATTTAGAACTATAGAAAAGGCCTTCTCGACCTTCCTTTGGGGGTCATCATCTGAAGAATCGAAATTTCACTGGATAAAGTGGTCTCAGATGTGTTATCCGGTAAATGAGGGAGGCGTTGGCTTCCGGAGGCTAAAGGACATCTATAAAGCCTTCTCATTCAAGCTTTGGTGGAACTTCAGAAAGGGTTTGTCGTTGTGGGCTGCATTCATGAAAGCAAAGTACTGCAGACTGCTACATCCTTGTCAGGTAGAAATCAGGACAACAGACTCGGCACTCTGGCGGAGAATGGTCAATGTTAGTCGACAAGTGGAGCTCTCTATGCTATGGGTTGTCAAAAACGGAGCTTGTCACTTTTGGTACGATAATTGGTTGGGGAGTGGTGCTTTGTTCCTCCGAGCGACGGTTGTCCCTAATCTATCATTTGATAATGTTTTCATCAATGGATATTGGGATGTGAATAAGTTATATCAGACACTGCCAAGGGAAATGGTGCCCTCCATTTTAGAGCATCCGGTTCCGGAAGAAGGGGGTGAAGCCGAAGTCATTTGGATGCCCACGACATCTGGAAATTTCTCTCTAGCATCTGCATTTTCGGAAATTAGGCAAACCCGCAATAAGTCTATGGTTTTTGACAGAATTTGGCATCCTCAACTCCCTTTGAAAGTTTCATTCTTCATGTTACGATTGTTGTTGGGGAGGCTGCCCCTACCGGACAGGTTATGTAAACTTGGCTTTCACTTACCGTCAAAATGTTTTTGCTGCTATTCGGCATCTGAGGAGTCAATTGAGCATTTATTTTCCAATGGCCATATAGCATCCacagtttggaattattttggagCTGCATGTGGACTGGCCTTTCCAGGGTCATCTTTACGGCCCCGCATAGTGGGTTGGTGGTTGAGTTCACAGCATTCTGAGATACGACGATATATTGGAAGCATTCTTCCCAGTGTagtttgttggaatatttggaaatcaagaaataaagcaatgttTGAGAATGTCCACATGAGTTCGCCTGCCATTTGTTTTGCCACTTTCTCGGATATCCAAAACATGGTTGAAATTCATTTCAAACAAGTTTTCCGAGTACAGTCATTTTATGATTTGTATGATTGGCCGTATTCAGCTAATATTGAGTTTATATACAAACTTGTTCGTTGGGAAACGAAGGAATCCGGTCGGTTCATACTAAATACGGACGGTTGTTCTAAGGGTAATCCAGGATTGGGTGgaggtggtggagttcttcgaGATTCAAATGGCATACCTTTGATTGGTTTTTCGGCATATTCTGGGGAAACTACATGTCTATGTGCAGAGGTTCGAGCCTTCCTTATTGGTCTTCAAACATGTGTGCATAGAGGGTTTGGGAATCTCTGCGTCCAGTCGGATTCTTTGGTATTAATTGGAATTCTTCAGCATCGTATTCAATGTCCCTGGAAGATTCGACGTGACATTAGGCAGATTTGGCAGTTTGTTAAAGACCCACATCGTTTTTCGCATTGTTACAGGGAAGCTAACAAAGTAGCTAATGCATTGTCCAACGTGGGAGTATCTCATCCAGAGCATCAAGTCAAGCTATACGAGTCCTTTAATACATTCCCAACTATGGCTCGTGGGGCAATTCGCCTTGATAGATTAGGGATGCCATCAATTCGGAAAATTAAGCGTATGAAGGGCTGAGTAAAAAGGAGATTTGAAGTGAGTTGGCTATGAAATGGGGCAAGGAGGTTTGTCTTTGATTTATTGTCTTTAGTGCTATCTGTTGTACTTTGAAATTGTCTTTTTCCGTTTGTAAAATTtgtttttattaataaaagtgATACgaagttgttaaaaaaaaaaaaaaaaaaaaaaaaactcatgaGTTTAATCATATGTACATATGGTTTTCACTGCATCACACCAACGTGGGATATTATAATCAATCCTCACTTAGAAAACTTTGTGTCATGTAAAGCTCGTCATAATCCAATATTGTCCACTTGATCAATTTCAGACTCTAAAGATGACCCCTGCCGATGCAACATTTAGTCTTAGAGGTTCTAGAGGTTGCTCCATTGAATGTGGAACGTAACTTCTTACATACTCTTGCACAGTCGGAACCATAATATCAATTGAGTCCAGACTCATTTCGCACAGAAATCACACGAAATTTgttttgataccaactgtaGCACCCCAAATTTACGGGTTGGCCCAACTTATAATGATAATAGTAGGATATAGTAAAAAGTGTTCATGCCATATATGTTTTAACTAATTGTGATGTGTGTCTAGAACAATTTTCTATTACTTTCAAACTTTAGAAAATAGTGGTATAAAAAATATCACTCGCTTAAGAGAAAATATAACTAAAAGATTGACTTCAAAAATCGCAAAAGATGTGTTGATGAAGAAAGAATCTCTAAATGTACTTGCTAGTAAGAGTGCAATGATTCTAGTATCTAGACGACATAAGGGCTTCTTGTTATATAGGGTCTAACACATGCCATTGAGTCATGGCTATAGACGTTAAACATACAAATGTATGGGTGTCATTTCGGGTAATTCCGATTCCTGAGCTAGATACTGATTTACCTTGCTAAATTCCCAAACCCAAAGTCCAAATGGGCAAAAGATGGGCCAAATTTAAGTCCTAGTCCTAGCCCatctacaaaaataaaaatgatagaAGCTGCGAATAAGTCATTGGGATCTTATTCCTTGCCTCACAGGACAGAGGCAAGCCAGTTGAGCAGTACAATAATGCTTTTTCTGATCAATTATACATCAATATTCTAGAGGTGAATAATATTTCCTTGTTATAATCAATTGTCAATAttcattcaagaaatatttttttgatGGTTCTGGGCTTTTATGGCTCTATGAATCTTTCTTGATACCATTTGGGTTGGGTTGCATGTCGacttatttatttggattttaacTAACTCCCACGTAAGGCCAGCCTTGTTGATTTCTTGTTAAAATTGTTTGTTTGTCAAAATTGAAATTGTATGTTTGTTTGtttgaatgatttcttgaaacatTTTGCAGCTGACATGTTTACGAATAGTCGAAGGCAAGAAGAGCGGACTGGAAAATATGGAACTCCCCGGGTAAATTTCCTTCACGTATATCTCTGCTGTAAATAATTGCTATCAGAAATATCCAACTTTTCCTTCTCCAAAATGGTTATAAATGCGAATATGTACTTGAGAAATGTATTTCTTTTGGATTTTTATCTGCTTAATTCGATTGTTTGGGAACATTCATTAGTAGCAGTTGATAGTTAGCATCtattgttttctttgtttgcttTCAGAAAGTGGCGAGTCAGTTTCAGAATGCTACTGATGAAGGTATGCTTTGTCCAGTTCTTGTTTAAGCATATTTAATTACTTGCTTCTTTTGTACAGCGTTTATGAGGTTAAGGCATTTGATTAATAATTAGTCTTGACATCAGCTAGTGCTAACAGGGTTATAATGCAATGATATTGATTGAACACAAGAATATTTACTACGGCTTTTATAGTCCATTGCTGATCAAATAGAATTCAAGTTTTTGCTTAGCTGATATGGAGCTGGTAATGGGATGCCCAGATCCCTTCTTCCATAGAAGCTGTGTGACTGCTAAACTACATCCTTTCATCCGTGGAACGTATCGACAGACAGTCGATTTCTTGCCTTTAATTAATTGTTGTGTGAGTGTAGACTGgaaccttttcttttgaggggaAACATGCATAGGTGAACAAGGGTCTGAAACCAAAGTTTTGGGGCGAATGCCTTACTGCCAGGGATTGGTTGGCATTAAGGTCTAACACCATAGCCAGCAGGTTAAAGGTGGACACTTGATTTTGAGCCAATGTCCTCAAAGGTTGAAAACTCAAAATGGAAAATTTCTTGACCTTGCCACAGTCGCCACAACCCGGCCGGATGGTGATAACGGCTATCTGGGAGTATGAAATGATTCATGTTGATGAGGAATATGGGGAGCTTTTCTGACGAACAGGGTTTACGTTAACATACTCAAACATTACTGGGTGAAAGGGATTGATGAAGTTCATCTTTTTAGGCCTCATACCTTCTTATATTGCTAACTAAGGATATGATTTTTGTTGGCATATCCTGACCTGTGATGTATGATATCTATTAGTAATTGGTATTCTCCATCATGAGATAAAATATCCTACTAATAACCCTGTTCATCCTGATTTCACTCCTAGGGTTTGTGATCTCAAATTTCTGTGGTATCTATCTGTGAACATCTGTACCTAATTTGGTCACTATTCAGTGACAAAAGAGAGGATTGTTGCTAATCTAGCAAACTTTGAGCAAGTGTCTGGCTACTTGCTCATTACTGCTAACAAACCTCAATATGGCAGGTGAACTTTGCTCTCGGAGCTTTGTATTATCTCTGCAATGCATCAAACAAGGAAGAGATTTTGAAGCCAGAAGTCGTGGATATCATCGTAAGATATGCCTCAGCTGGTGCAGCTAGCGTGAGCTTTAGAAACCTGGCCCGGGCTTTTACCAAGCATAGGAAGTCAAGGGCTGATGACTCGAAGACGTGTAGAAATCTTTTTATCATGTGTTTCATTTCTATCCTAATTTCTTTTGTGACTAAACAttgctatgtatataaaattGTTTTTACAGTGTGTTTCTTGTGATATATTCCAACTTCAAAATCAGTGCTTCATGATCAAAAGTCTATCACATTGCCAATACAAGTTGGTTCAATTGATAAGAACAGATCACTTTCTCATATATTTGAAACACTATTTGATGTGAGTCCGTGTTGGCAGGTGATCTGTAATAACTTCTGTAAATGATCTATATATAGTTTCAAGGTATGTTTTGATATATGATGGTGACCCATCCAAACTTTtctttaccaaaaaaaaaaaaaaaactatcgcATTATTCTAATGACATTTTGTTTGATGGTTCAACTCCCATAAATAGCGAGTAATTTCGAAGAGGCcctattttttttctcaaacaaaTTTGCCAATAACAATAAGGAGTGATGGTAGATGAGTCAATTTGCCATTATTCATATTAACATTGTGTCCCATTTGAGTAACATAACAGGGGAAGTGAATGATATTTATGAAGGTTCAAAAAATGTCAGTGATGCGGTCATATggaattttccaaaattttaaaacttgtGTCCAACTACGTGAAATTGTCGTAAACCTAAGGGGAGTTTTATGAAATTGTCCCATTAATATATGAAGCTTGACATACAAAATTGATTTTTAGGGCCCTGGTGCTTTTGGTATCTACTTATCCATACATAAAGGTAACATTTGACAAAATGACTACATAAGAAAGCTTTGTGTGGCAATCACATATCAATAAAACttccaaaaacacaaaaatacaaaaaatagaATACTAACCGCAATAGATTCCATATGATAACTAGATACCAAAAGCTAAGACATTATCCACTTGACTGAGTCCGCACGCATATTACTCTTTAATCAAATTAAAATAAAGTTCATTCGGTCGAAGGAGACATATGTACAACATCTCAGCATATTACTCTTTAATCAACTTAAAATAAAGTTGATTGATGAGATGATAAAAGTAAACTACATGATGTaacttgaattttaaatttttttgactcGATAAAAACTCGTCCAAATTTCCAAGTACACTAAgaacaatcacttttcaattAGATTCGACTCCCAAAATCTTGAATCGtagcaaataattttttttcctttcaatagAAAAACAGTAAACATTAGTTTACTTTCATAAAGAACTCTTAATTAATGAGGAATCAGTAGTGTAGTTTATGCATCGGATCCTGAAGAAGTATATTAGTAGAATCACTTGGTACAACATCTTTTTACATGCATAAAGTTATCGAGACGGACAACATTTGATCTGACCAAAATACAATCACA
This sequence is a window from Coffea eugenioides isolate CCC68of chromosome 7, Ceug_1.0, whole genome shotgun sequence. Protein-coding genes within it:
- the LOC113776988 gene encoding uncharacterized protein LOC113776988; translated protein: MSFVHAKCSVEERRVLWCSLLNDKPNSLPWCIGGDFNVILAPHEKRGGRPFAIAEGADFMSFMEEAGIFDVGFSGASFTWSNNRRGRARVSKRLDRFLVNGACLDFSDVISVLHLARHPSDHAPLKISFENRSENKPRPFRFLNVWTTRHDLLEVIRQAWNQDVGGSPLRVLCSKLLATRRAIQTWNKQHFGNIFDAVHSAELEVQRAEEAMDQYVSEECQIELSKAQAELRHALSIEEQFWRQKSRVKWLKQGDRNSRYFHAVVRQRRVQGMIHRIKKSNGVWVDTNADIATEAISYFSNLFTGSLQSASDMQHLISPMISEEDNAKLEEVPSIDEVYRVVRSMDGDSAAGPDGFTGKFFTFAWEIVAQDVYNAILSFFCGAELPRFITSTSIVLIPKKPNPQEFSQFRPISLCNFFNKLLSRILADRVAYVLPKIISPQQTGFVKGRNITDNFLLAQEVVSGIAKKNRGGNVVLKLDMSKAYDRVAWHHIIGVLRRFGFGEIFIDLGDPLSPALFIIGAEVLSRGLSNLSMQSGFVNFKVPYACPSITHLAFADDILIFANGSSYSLKAIMHVLEEYQRCSGQLINVLKSCYLVHPSLPPTRRRVIERITNFTWQSFPIRYLGFPLYFGRCKSSYFGEVCQSILGKIMSRKSRMLSFGGKIVLIKHVLASMPLYLLSAAVIPNKVFRTIEKAFSTFLWGSSSEESKFHWIKWSQMCYPVNEGGVGFRRLKDIYKAFSFKLWWNFRKGLSLWAAFMKAKYCRLLHPCQVEIRTTDSALWRRMVNVSRQVELSMLWVVKNGACHFWYDNWLGSGALFLRATVVPNLSFDNVFINGYWDVNKLYQTLPREMVPSILEHPVPEEGGEAEVIWMPTTSGNFSLASAFSEIRQTRNKSMVFDRIWHPQLPLKVSFFMLRLLLGRLPLPDRLCKLGFHLPSKCFCCYSASEESIEHLFSNGHIASTVWNYFGAACGLAFPGSSLRPRIVGWWLSSQHSEIRRYIGSILPSVVCWNIWKSRNKAMFENVHMSSPAICFATFSDIQNMVEIHFKQVFRVQSFYDLYDWPYSANIEFIYKLVRWETKESGRFILNTDGCSKGNPGLGGGGGVLRDSNGIPLIGFSAYSGETTCLCAEVRAFLIGLQTCVHRGFGNLCVQSDSLVLIGILQHRIQCPWKIRRDIRQIWQFVKDPHRFSHCYREANKVANALSNVGVSHPEHQVKLYESFNTFPTMARGAIRLDRLGMPSIRKIKPDMFTNSRRQEERTGKYGTPRKVASQFQNATDEVIGILHHEIKYPTNNPVHPDFTPRVNFALGALYYLCNASNKEEILKPEVVDIIVRYASAGAASMKRIHQVRLQDEQPSTDNCKCGCEGNDELDFDSENELIDDPATSSLPRWTSATAPKDFVCGSPPFLSSSNQSRYLSSQEGSEATADGEQVLMEMMECESPYEELSFKDFIREEQNMEEPGQEEVGKEDGGSCKSKVKQEQKNRNCKQKKISRDFSTDSERLLLKVFVPVFLGSKMAKIITTTTPSRMASSDIDSTSTDSTHQKMNNTNSKSSSKSRKTR